The Euphorbia lathyris chromosome 2, ddEupLath1.1, whole genome shotgun sequence genome includes a window with the following:
- the LOC136216525 gene encoding uncharacterized protein — MAEEEVLVEVEAVQAVYGDDCVVLDSFPPHLQVHIKPRTADISSEQFVEAVIAIRSCSKYPEKPPHIEVIDSKGLDQQRQKHLIASIQDKACELSSCLMLIALCEEAVEKLSVMNHPDGDCPLCLYPLVVEEECNEKLPFMKLMSCFHCFHSECIIRWWSWLQKEKESNTNTSSTTPHHSIRDAENQNVMNGEGMGSCPVCRKVFHTKDFDHVLGLVGLQSTELSSENSVTDRETILESDSEKIRRKKFEAILKLQEENSGLIEPKKELLVLPGMYLPQPVTLNKEAIEEQQRDSAAVPIETESGRSSSRPSSSEQRNFGRRKQRVQNLRKPARQWVRKEDGASQ; from the exons ATGGCAGAAGAAGAAGTGCTCGTAGAAGTGGAAGCGGTGCAAGCGGTGTACGGTGACGATTGTGTGGTTCTTGATTCATTCCCTCCCCATCTTCAGGTCCACATCAAGCCAAGAACTGCCGATATCTCTTCGGAACAG TTTGTAGAAGCAGTTATTGCAATACGCTCATGTTCCAAG TATCCCGAGAAACCACCGCATATTGAAGTTATAGATTCCAAGGGTCTTGATCAACAAAGGCAAAAGCATCTAATAGCTAGCATACAAGACAAAGCATGTGAATTGTCCTCATGTTTGATGCTCATAGCCCTTTGTGAG GAAGCAGTTGAGAAGCTCTCTGTTATGAACCACCCTGATGGTGATTGCCCATTGTGTTTATATCCTTTGGTCGTAGAAGAAGAGTGCAATGAGAAATTGCCATTTATGAAGCTGATGTCTTGTTTCCATTGCTTTCACAG TGAATGCATTATaaggtggtggagttggctccagaaagagaaagaaagcaATACTAACACCTCATCTACCACACCTCATCATTCCATCAGAGACGCAGAAAATCAGAATG TCATGAATGGAGAAGGCATGGGGAGCTGTCCTGTTTGCCGTAAGGTTTTTCACACGAAGGATTTTGACCATGTGCTTGGCTTGGTTGGGCTGCAATCGACTGAGCTG AGCTCTGAAAATTCAGTAACCGACAGAGAAACAATACTGGAGTCTGATTCTGAGAAAATTAGAAGAAAGAAGTTTGAAGCCATATTGAAATTACAGGAAGAAAACAGTGGCCTAATTGAACCGAAAAAGGAACTATTAGTGTTGCCTGGCATGTATCTTCCTCAGCCAgtcacattgaacaaagaagcCATTGAAGAACAGCAAAGAGACTCAGCAGCAGTCCCCATTGAAACTGAATCTGGGCGTTCTTCAAGTAGACCTAGCTCTAGTGAGCAGAGGAATTTTGGCAGGCGAAAGCAAAGAGTACAAAATTTGAGAAAACCAGCCAGACAGTGGGTCAGGAAAGAAGATGGTGCTTCACAATAA